A DNA window from Janibacter sp. A1S7 contains the following coding sequences:
- a CDS encoding ABC transporter substrate-binding protein, which yields MRTSLFTMSAAAGALALTLTACGSGDSSGGSDASLVGEGSGDSCVIEGEVPVGAALSLTGAAASYGESQRNGLELAAADLNEKDGVTYDLTVEDDQTDPKQGISVFEGFVNDGASVIIGPTLSNTAFQAQPIAQEEGVPVLAISNTADGITEQGDYIFRDSLTESQVIPQTVTTAIEKYDLKDVVVMYSNDDAFTESGYEVMASALEDSDTEVTDTLTFSTNDTDFRALLTEAKNADPDAIFVSGLIEAAIPLVTQARELGIDVPIIGGNGFNNPQLMADAGDAAEGVVVGAAWNSASDNPQNADFLAAYEEKYDSQPDQFAAQAYTGLMLIDDAVRSGCSAERDAIKEGLGNISDVESVLGTISINEDRDAEHEAVVQVVEDGKFTVLK from the coding sequence ATGCGCACCAGTCTGTTCACGATGTCGGCCGCCGCAGGCGCCCTGGCCCTGACCCTGACCGCCTGCGGTTCCGGCGACAGCAGCGGCGGCAGCGACGCCTCCCTCGTCGGTGAGGGCAGCGGCGACTCCTGTGTCATCGAGGGGGAGGTGCCCGTGGGCGCCGCCCTGTCGCTGACCGGCGCCGCCGCCTCGTACGGTGAGTCGCAGCGCAACGGGCTCGAGCTGGCCGCCGCTGACCTCAACGAGAAGGACGGCGTGACCTATGACCTGACCGTCGAGGACGACCAGACCGATCCCAAGCAGGGCATCTCGGTCTTCGAGGGCTTCGTCAACGACGGCGCCAGCGTCATCATCGGCCCGACCCTGTCCAACACGGCCTTCCAGGCGCAGCCGATCGCGCAGGAGGAGGGCGTGCCGGTGCTGGCCATCTCCAACACCGCCGACGGCATCACCGAGCAGGGTGACTACATCTTCCGTGACTCGTTGACCGAGTCCCAGGTCATCCCGCAGACCGTGACCACCGCGATCGAGAAGTACGACCTCAAGGACGTCGTCGTCATGTACTCCAACGACGACGCGTTCACCGAGTCCGGCTACGAGGTGATGGCGTCCGCGCTGGAGGACAGCGACACGGAGGTCACCGACACCTTGACCTTCTCCACCAACGACACCGACTTCCGCGCCCTGCTCACCGAGGCGAAGAACGCCGACCCGGACGCGATCTTCGTCTCCGGCCTGATCGAGGCGGCCATCCCGCTGGTCACCCAGGCGCGTGAGCTGGGCATCGACGTGCCGATCATCGGCGGCAACGGCTTCAACAACCCGCAGCTGATGGCCGACGCCGGCGACGCCGCCGAGGGCGTGGTCGTCGGTGCCGCGTGGAACTCCGCCTCCGACAACCCGCAGAACGCCGACTTCCTCGCCGCCTACGAGGAGAAGTACGACTCCCAGCCCGACCAGTTCGCGGCGCAGGCCTACACCGGCCTGATGCTCATCGACGACGCCGTGCGCAGCGGCTGCTCCGCCGAGCGCGACGCCATCAAGGAGGGCCTGGGCAACATCTCCGACGTGGAGTCGGTGCTGGGCACGATCAGCATCAACGAGGACCGCGACGCCGAGCACGAGGCCGTCGTCCAGGTCGTCGAGGACGGCAAGTTCACCGTCCTGAAGTGA
- a CDS encoding alpha-hydroxy acid oxidase translates to MTRVERRLPRLDELRPLVRVERPTLQRTRRHLERAYTIDDLRRIARRRTPGSVFDYVDGAAESEVSLSRARAAFGAVDFRPRVLRDVSQVDPSVRLLDVTSPIPLVLAPTGFTRMMHHEGERAVGRAALAAGVPYVLSTMGTVSVEDLAAEVPDVQRWFQLYLWRDRPASLELMARARAAGYTTLVLTVDTAVGGQRLRDVRNGMTIPPQLTPTTLADMALHPRWWANLLTTEPLTFASLTHSGGTVEQLINRMFDPSLSVADLAWVRENWSGPIVLKGIQSVEDATEFVDLGVDGLVVSNHGGRQLDRSVTPLHVLPEIAAAVGGRVPVLLDGGIMHGADIVAAVAHGADAVMVGRAYLYGLMAGGEAGVTRALEILTSQVTRTMQLLGVTSVDELTPHHAVLP, encoded by the coding sequence ATGACACGGGTGGAGCGACGTCTGCCACGACTGGACGAGTTGCGCCCACTCGTGCGGGTCGAGCGACCGACGCTCCAGCGCACCCGCCGGCACCTCGAGCGGGCTTACACCATCGACGACCTGCGCCGCATCGCCCGGCGCCGCACCCCCGGCTCCGTCTTCGACTACGTGGACGGGGCCGCCGAGAGCGAGGTCAGCCTGAGCCGGGCTCGCGCGGCCTTCGGCGCGGTGGACTTCCGACCGCGGGTGCTGCGCGATGTCTCGCAGGTGGATCCCTCGGTCCGACTCCTGGATGTCACCAGCCCGATCCCGCTCGTGCTGGCGCCCACCGGCTTCACCCGGATGATGCACCACGAGGGGGAGCGGGCCGTGGGCCGTGCAGCCCTGGCGGCCGGTGTCCCCTATGTCCTCTCGACCATGGGGACGGTGTCGGTCGAGGACCTGGCCGCGGAGGTGCCCGACGTCCAGCGATGGTTCCAGCTCTACCTGTGGCGGGACCGGCCGGCCTCCCTGGAGTTGATGGCCCGGGCCAGGGCCGCGGGCTACACGACCTTGGTGCTCACCGTGGACACCGCCGTCGGCGGTCAGCGGCTGCGCGACGTGCGCAACGGGATGACGATCCCGCCGCAGCTGACACCCACGACCCTGGCGGACATGGCCCTCCACCCGCGCTGGTGGGCCAACCTGCTGACCACCGAGCCGTTGACCTTCGCCTCGCTGACCCACTCCGGAGGCACGGTCGAGCAGCTGATCAACCGCATGTTCGATCCCTCGCTGAGCGTCGCCGACCTGGCCTGGGTCCGGGAGAACTGGTCCGGCCCGATCGTCCTGAAGGGCATCCAGAGTGTCGAGGACGCCACCGAGTTCGTCGACCTCGGGGTCGATGGCCTGGTCGTGTCCAACCACGGCGGGCGCCAGCTGGACCGCTCGGTCACCCCCCTGCACGTCCTGCCCGAGATCGCCGCGGCCGTCGGCGGTCGTGTCCCGGTGCTGCTGGACGGCGGCATCATGCACGGCGCCGACATCGTCGCCGCCGTGGCCCATGGGGCCGACGCCGTGATGGTCGGTCGGGCCTACCTCTACGGACTCATGGCCGGCGGCGAGGCGGGCGTCACCCGCGCCCTGGAGATCCTCACCAGCCAGGTCACCCGCACCATGCAGCTGCTCGGTGTGACCTCCGTCGACGAGCTCACCCCGCACCACGCCGTCCTGCCCTGA